From a single Terriglobales bacterium genomic region:
- a CDS encoding Crp/Fnr family transcriptional regulator, whose product MPYSGIAAVSTSLRSQFLDGLIPDHRKKILAAATPRRFFANSVVTNQGDSADHFFLLTKGLVRAFFVAEEGKKLLFQWLGPGDLFGGRAVLSDHCSYLFSTEAVTDSSVLVWDRPTIRDLVVRYPRLLENTLSTASDYVAWHLTSHIALACHTSRQRVAHVLVTLARTIGKKVAGGTALQITNEELADAANVTPFTASRLMSKWQRDLALVKRRGTVLLRSPERLFLRTM is encoded by the coding sequence ATGCCTTACTCAGGAATTGCTGCTGTATCGACCAGCTTGCGATCACAATTTCTCGATGGATTGATTCCTGATCATCGCAAGAAAATCTTGGCAGCTGCAACACCACGCCGATTCTTCGCCAATTCGGTGGTTACAAACCAGGGTGACTCTGCCGACCATTTTTTCCTGTTGACGAAAGGACTTGTCAGAGCCTTCTTCGTTGCAGAAGAGGGCAAGAAGCTTCTCTTTCAGTGGCTTGGACCAGGAGATCTATTCGGCGGTCGGGCGGTTCTGTCGGACCATTGTTCTTATCTCTTCAGCACAGAAGCAGTAACGGACAGCTCGGTGTTGGTGTGGGATCGTCCCACGATCCGGGATCTTGTCGTGCGGTATCCCAGATTGTTGGAGAACACATTGTCAACTGCTTCAGACTACGTGGCTTGGCATCTCACCTCTCACATCGCTTTAGCTTGCCACACCTCTCGACAGCGGGTTGCTCATGTACTCGTTACTCTTGCCCGGACTATCGGTAAGAAGGTTGCGGGTGGTACTGCACTCCAGATCACAAACGAGGAGTTGGCTGACGCCGCGAACGTCACGCCTTTCACTGCTAGCCGCCTAATGAGCAAGTGGCAACGTGACCTCGCCTTAGTAAAGCGTCGCGGCACGGTTCTGCTCCGATCGCCTGAACGGCTGTTTTTGCGTACCATGTAA